A region of the Stieleria sp. JC731 genome:
CACTGATCACCGCCAACCAGCACTAAGCAATTAGTGTGTATTAGTGACGATTAGTGTTTCCAAATTTGTAGTCCCCAACCGCCAGCGATGAACGGTTTGACAACCAGTTGCCATCGTTCAAGCTCTGTCGCCAGCAATCGATATTCAACTGCGGAACGACCGGCATCACCGAGTCGGGAGTACAGATTGTCTACTTCATTAACCGCGCATATCCGACCTCGGCAGACCCCACAATTACCCACTCGTTTCGTTTACCGCTGGACCAGCAACTGAGGAGTCGGGCCATTCGCGAGACGCATCAATCTCGCACAGTACATCACGCACACGGTCGGCATCTACAAGCCCCGTGACAGCCAGCGGTTGCGTAGTGCCACGTCCAAGCACACGAAAGCAAAGTGATTTAAGGCCATGTCGCCGCAATAGCGGACCCTCCACCGTGCTGTACGACGACACTTCGCGAAAATGAAACCGTTGATCAACGAGAACAAAGCCGCCTGAGACAAGCCGCAGGTATGGTCCCTCCACCATTAGACGTCGGTTCGCGGCCTTCAACCGAGCCGATGGTCGGAAATATACAAAGTAGAGGATTGCCCCAAAGATGACGCACGCAACGAGACCACCGATGGTGTAAATACTAAACCAACCAAGCCGGAACCAAACGTCCGAATCACGGTACGGTGCCATTCCAGCATTGTAGAATGCCAATGCAAAGAGCATGGCAAAAGGAAACGCTATCCCAAAGCATCCGAACCTTGCCTGCGTCAGCAGGTGATGCAAGAGGCGTTCGCGTTCGATCTCGAATTCAATTTCGAGCGGGAAACGGTCTTTAAACGTCAACAGCGTGCTCGATGGTGGGCGATTGGACATTTATCTCAGCCGCGTAACGGCACGCGTCACCCGGCACGGGTGATGGATTCTCAACTTCAAAACCACCGACTCGCGTACTCCGGTGCACGATGGTTATCTGCCATTTTCCGTGTGTATTGATTCGGCCGCGCTGATAACAACTTCGTTATCTGGGCATTCGTCAAGTATAGCGGTTGCAATCGACGACAGAGCAACAAGATGGCGTGCCATTAAATTGCCGTCTTTGCGACAGGCATTTACGCAAGCAACAAACAGATCGCCTGGATAAAAATCACCGGCGGTAAGTGGTTTGCAGTTAAGCCGCTCTACAGCTATCGGGAGCAACACGTTCGGGCAAATCTGTTGTCCAATCGTCACACGCAAATCTTCGGTTGTAAAATCCTCCAATGGTTTGCGGCGCAACCGATGGCATTTCGCGATCAAGCCTGATTGCGTTTCAGTCTCCGGCCAAGCGGGAGGATCAAGATCGTCGAGCGTGGTCATGATTCACTCGGGTAACGGTTGCGATGAACGAGCCGCCGAGATCCAATATCGCTTTGCATAGCTATCCGTGACACTTGTCATTCGCCGCTCACCATAGTCGGTGCTCCTGAGCCCGCCAAAAACCTGCAAACCTCACCTGAGTACTCCGCAATAAATGCCTGCTTGTTTTGCAATGGCTCCAAGCTTTGCGGCGGCGGCTGGTCCATGAACGAGAAATGTCCAGCGCCTTTGGTAATGCGAACATCGATCGTTTGCCGGTGACACATGGCATGAGCCAACCATTCAGCTTGTGCAGGAGGAGTAATGCTATCTTCGGTACCCACCCATGCCAGAATTGGAACCGTTACCGCATCGAGCGCACCAGGAACCTGGAAAAAGCGGATGGGTGGCGCCAATAAAGCGAGCCGGTTTAACCGGCTATCTGGAGTAACGTTGACGAGCAAGCCAGGCCCTAACCACATTTGCCCTCCGGCCAGAGCAATAAGTGTCGTTGCGCCGATTGAGTGCCCAACACCAACCGCTGTTTCATCGGGGTGAACGAAAGCCTCGAGCGAAAGAGTTAAACGCCTTGCCCGTAGAATCAAGTCTGTTTCGCTGGGTCTCGGAGAGGTAAGCCGTTCGAAGTGTGGTGCGACAACGGTGAAACCCGACTTAGCAAGCCGCTCCAAGAGCGAGGAGTGACGTTCCGGATGGCCACCCGCACCTACTGCGAAAAGCGCCACCGGGGAAACACTTGCGGCTTCATAAACCGAGACTTCGAATGACTCGGCTCCATCATGCAATCTTCTCGTCTGCATCAAGAACTTTCTCCTCGCGTTAATCCATGCCGATACGGATAGCGACCGCGGTACCCAAGGTGCTGCTAAAAACCATGATTTCAAATAAAGGGTGATCGGCGGCTTTGGTTCACCGCTTGGATATCCGATCTTCTGCGTTCATATCTCGATCGATTCGCTACTATCTGTTCCGCGTTCGACCATCTTCAGAGCAACAGGACACCAGTATGATTCAATCCAATCGTCTCCGATCGGCGCAATTCGATCAACAGTCCAACCGGCGTCACGCATCGAAAACATCATTGAGTCAGCGGCATTGGCGTTTGTTGAATGTATTAGTGCAGGACATTTTGCCAGTCGTGTAATCAGGAATGCAGAAACATCGCGGCCATCACCGGGATCAGGATCGTCCGGTGAGTCGGTGAATAAGTCATGATCGAGACAGATCAGGTCAGGCGTGTCATTCAGTGACCAATATTCAGTTTCAAAGTCAGGTGCAGTTCTTGCGATCTTGAGGACTGCGTTTGGGTGTTGGCGGGCAACGACGGCTCTGAATCGACGGATGCGATCATGATCATCTTCGAGCATCAGAAGCGGCTTCATCGTGGTACCAGCTGTGATACTACATGATCGGGTAGCCGCAGATATCACGCGGGTCGGGCGAAAGACGTGCAAGCGAACCACGCGACTCCCGTCCTCAAGTGCACGGCATTGTTCGCGTGGTACACACGACCACGGTCCTCAGTACAACGCGATCGACAAGTCTACCCGATCCGAATATTCAAGGGGAACCAGCAGAGATAGTTCGGCTGACGCATAAGGCCTTTGATCAGCTATCTCGCAGCAGAAATCAAACCGTGATATCAAGTGCAATGAACATGCAACTGCTGTCCCATGAATTCGCATGGGAGTTGCCCAAGCTACACCATCAAACCGGGAATTATATTGCGATCAATAGGAAAACGCTGTCGCGCTAAATCTAGTGGGCCGCAATCAGCAACAACTATCAAACCGCATTTTAAATTGCAGTGATCAGCGTTGATGTTGATTCGGGTATGGGTAGTCGAGTGTTGAAGTCAGGTATGGACTGGATTGTACTCGACATATCGCTTCGGTGACATCGAATCCAGCACCAATCGCATCCTGAATCGTTACAACTTCACGAAACGGCCCATCTTGCGTCTCCGCGATTCCGGTCGACATGAATTCGGCAAGAAAATATGCAGTGCGAGCGGCGAGATATTCCTTTTGCGATTCGACGAGCAGAATTGATGGGGCTTCTGATACTGGGAAGATGTCAACGGTTTCTGAATCGTCTTGCCGATTTCGAATGAAGAGTTGAGTCCAAGTACGGCTGGCTGGGTTGCAAGAATTTCCGTCGGTATCGACGTTGTACAAGTCGTGCCACAAGTACGTGACTACGAGCCGGAAGTCTGGCCGCTCGCTTTCAGCGTTGACGAAAAACTGTTTCATTCATTCTTAGCCAGATAACGACAACGATCACCGAGCCGCCGGAGTGATCCAACCATTAAAACCACGCGTTTTCGGCGGCATCGTATTGTTGTCCCACCATTAATCAGTGTAAACGGCTAAGACTTT
Encoded here:
- a CDS encoding alpha/beta hydrolase family protein; translated protein: MKSWFLAAPWVPRSLSVSAWINARRKFLMQTRRLHDGAESFEVSVYEAASVSPVALFAVGAGGHPERHSSLLERLAKSGFTVVAPHFERLTSPRPSETDLILRARRLTLSLEAFVHPDETAVGVGHSIGATTLIALAGGQMWLGPGLLVNVTPDSRLNRLALLAPPIRFFQVPGALDAVTVPILAWVGTEDSITPPAQAEWLAHAMCHRQTIDVRITKGAGHFSFMDQPPPQSLEPLQNKQAFIAEYSGEVCRFLAGSGAPTMVSGE
- a CDS encoding cyclic-phosphate processing receiver domain-containing protein, translating into MKPLLMLEDDHDRIRRFRAVVARQHPNAVLKIARTAPDFETEYWSLNDTPDLICLDHDLFTDSPDDPDPGDGRDVSAFLITRLAKCPALIHSTNANAADSMMFSMRDAGWTVDRIAPIGDDWIESYWCPVALKMVERGTDSSESIEI
- a CDS encoding contact-dependent growth inhibition system immunity protein, which encodes MTTLDDLDPPAWPETETQSGLIAKCHRLRRKPLEDFTTEDLRVTIGQQICPNVLLPIAVERLNCKPLTAGDFYPGDLFVACVNACRKDGNLMARHLVALSSIATAILDECPDNEVVISAAESIHTENGR